The DNA region ATAGAGTTTTCCTAGCAAATTACATCACAAAAACGGCAAaacaaatttataatattttgaatGAAAAGTTATAAATCAAAGGGAGAAATGCTACAAATGATTTTAatacctaagagagaagagaaagcaaCAGTAAACAAAGGCAGCTGCAGTGAATCAGATATGGCTTTCCCCCACTGGAGATAAGTTTCAGACTCAGTTGCATCTCCGATCATTTCAAGGATAATTCCTACCTGCATAGATGGATGAAATTGAATTGTAGAGCATAACAAGATACCACCAATTCACCAAATAGATTTGATTCAAAGTACAAGATAGATAGATGATGTCACAAAGTCAAACCTGAAGAGTGCTCTCTAGATAACACTGCAATATTTTCCATGGACTAAGATAAAACTCTTCCAAGTTCCATGATATAGAATCAAATAGCAAAGTTTCCCTAGCGACTGATTTGCTCACTTCAATTCTATCAACTCCATCCCTAAGATTCTTAGAGAAATCAACTATTACATTGTGCTCTTCATTCATTTGCTTAACAACGTGGGTAAATTTAAGATGGAAGAGTTTAGAATGTAATTTGTGGGCTTCCTTTGCAAATGAAAGAGCCtagcaaataaaacagaaaaagagATACTGTGAGCTGGGGAATAATGTAAGTCAATGCTATATAAACTcaaaaagaagaatacaacatgTCCTTCATTGATTAGGTCAACTATAAGTAACATTGTTAGCTCTTATTACAATTTATGCATGGCCCTAACCTTGAAAAATGGGGCAAcctaccccccccccccctctatatatagttttttcttcatcagtaaaaaaattaattatgccTTATACTATGTTAGAGTGAAAGATATCTTTATTTCTAACAAGTTAATAAGAAAATTCAACCTATTGCAAACCAGCACATATGGAATGAAATTAACTTGATATATATTCTTTCAAAAAGTCAATTTGAATTGAAAGAAGATAAGACACATCTCCAAAGATCTACAGCTAATAGACAAAGAATttttaagttgataaaaaaaacCGTGTTTTAAGATAATTAAGACATGCTTGAATGAAAAGGTAGAAGCTAGAAGGAGGAAAGTAAAAATGCATTTGGACCTATATAGAGatgtattaaaatttttgaatttttaactttGATTTAGACCATATCATGAAAGGGACCCTTGGAGCAACTGTTTAGTTTTCTCCATTTGACCTCCCGGTCACAAGTGTGGTGCTTGCCATAGGTTAGATCACTTACATTACCCATTGAGTACAGCCATTCCCGAAATCCTGTGTAACACATGAAGTTTGTGCACTGGACTGCCCTTTTTAGACCatatcatgtccaaatccatttTCAAGTTCATGTATGTTTTCACTATTTACCTATTCAACCAAGTTGGAGATAAAATATACACCAGTTTCGCAATCTCTTATTAAAATAGAACAATGAAGACAAGTATGACACATGTTTCAAATAGCACTTATCtattacttaaaaaatttaaGGCAGCCAATGGGTAACACAAGAATTTAGATTGAATCAAAATCAATGATACTTACCTCTATTAACCGTCCATTTGCAACAAGCCTTGGGCACAAATCATAGTAAAGATAACCAGCAAGAAAAGTGGAATGATTTGGAACAGAAACCTAGGAGATTAAAAGAGAACGGAGTGATGATTTTGGATAAAAGAGTATGATAAAGTCTTCCTAAAAATGAACCTTACATTTGAAATCAGTTCCAGAGCAGCCTTTTGAACATCATCAGCTGTAATGTCATTTTGAAAAGAGTCTCCATTACAGCAAGAATTTTTATGAGCGCTAGAAAGTAAAAATGAGAAAATCTGCTGAAACCCTATTAATGATGAATGGTTTCCTTGAAGATAACGTGTCCAAGATTCAATATTTGAAAGTTCATTAAAGTGCTCTAATGAATTCTGGAATGCCTCACAGATAGGTGAAACACATAGAGCATGACTTAGCCTTCTACTTTCCCAAAGAAAAGTCAACCACTTCTCAATTGAGACATTCTTCCATTTAAACATTCTAGTCAGCAGCTTGTATGCATTACCGGAGAGTTCCATGAAACCCTGGGGATATGCCAATGAAAACCAAAATCTTGTTACCGAACATATTATGCAACAACTTCAGCAACCAATATGACAAAAGAAGTAAACTGAACCTTTAGTTGTATTAAATCTATTATATTGCAGAGTAGAATCATTATACTGTCAGGCAGATAACAGTCTCCATCCTCAAAGCAACCAAGAGGAGAAATACCCAACCATAGATCCAATGTAGCTTTGACATCTTCAAAGATTTGCTGGTTAATATACAAAACAAAGAAAGCTTACTAGCTtagcaaaataagaaattcaataaGACAAAGTATATAATTGATTCTAAGACCATAACTGAGGACAACATTCACCAATGAAATTCCCGTGTCAGCCCCTTCCAAAAATTAAAAGGAGAGAAATAAATAATAGTTTATGTTCTAGTACCTTTGAACTTGGTTCAGCTTCTTGGGTACAAAGTGCACGCATGCAATAGGCCACCGACAACTGATACTCAATGGCATTTTTATCAGCACCCGTCTCACCAAATATCTCCTTCTATTTAAGAGGAATTGCCTCAAATAAGTAATTTATACATCAATAGTAAACAATAGTTTACAAATAATAAAGGTTACCATGATAGTTATTGCTTCTGAGAAACATTGAATGCAGTCCCTAAGATCGCCAGTACCACACATCCTTAGTGCCTTTCCCTTTCTAACCAGAGTTTGTGCCTTTTGAAAACAAGTATCTGGTGTTATGTATATATCTTTCAGGAGGATATTTATAATTTTCCTTTGCATTTTCTGACAGAATTCTGGATATTTAAGATTAATTTCCTCATATGCTTGAAGTTCCTACAGCAAACATTCACAAAAGGTGCAAAAGCTTTACATACATAGCAGCAAAAAATGATGAAATTCTATGCAAAGGAAATATCTGCTATGATAGTGAACCTGCTCCAGGATGATGCTAATGTTCCTCATGGAAAACTCAGTGGAAGATGACAGGAGAGAGTACAAGGTAAGAGAATCATCTTCCTCGTCTACCTGCTTAGCTTGTTTACATTCTATCTGCATGACCATATTAAAACAATAAGTTAAAAGAAGTAAACATAAACAGAAAACTGATAAATACTTGAAATTAAATGATTTGAAACAACACCTTCACCCACTGCTTCAATACAGGAATAGGAGTTGGCAGATCCTGAAACAGATTGTTGGCAGTGGACCAGTTTGTAAGGATCTTAATCACTTTCTTTCGTATCTTAAGACTGCTGATGTCATAAAGAATATCTAAGAGTAGAGCACTTCTTTTGTAAGCCTCTATTACAAACTCTTTCGGAACCCCTTCCGTCAAATTAGCACAATAACATTTAATACAGATCCAGGATGCTTTACAACACAGGTTTAGAACCTTAGAAGCCTGCATCAAAATGTCATACATTGTATTTGAGCAACTTTAAGATACATCTTTTCCACATTTTCATTTCTCCCATGATCTACATATTTGcacttttttttcacaaaaatcaACGTCAGTGGTAGAATATGGCAGCCCTACATTATTCGAAGAGCTTTTAAGCAGTTTATGTGTGATTTACTTGAAAACACAAACTTTTaagtatttaattaattactaatagaGTTTTCAAACCTACAAAAACAACCAGGTGTCTTACTAAATAGTTTGTCGATGCATTGCCAAAGCTTAGTTGATAAAGCGAATAAATGATGAGAAATTTGATTCTTTCTAACCATTCTTATATTTCAATTGAGCTCAAGGACATTGTGTACCTCCAATACAAGGAAGTAACTACAATTTTCAAGTTTCCAACCCAGTTCAGGTTTCATGGAATGCATGGTAGAGTTAAAAAAAAGTCCATTCAAAAACCGTTACTTAATATAGACAATTACTCGTGTAACCTCTGGAAATTAGAGAGTAAATTAGCCTTTTTCATATATTATCGCATAATAAGCCTAATGGTACACACATTTAACACATGAAATAAATATCCATATATATTTATTTGAATATAGAGAACTAGATAAGTAACTTATCAGTTATCACGTCATTTCCATTCTTTTAGGACTATAAACTTGAGACAAACTTGTGTAATCCTTGAGTACATTTAATGTGTGTTCCAATATATATACTTCAGATTTAAAGTGAGCAATACTACTACCAGCAGCTACCGGTTTGTATTAAGTGAAAATACTGTATGTCGTCCATTCATCTCACATCCTGTTTGTTAAAAGTTAACTTAACAAAGCCTTTTCCTACTAGGTGAGCTACATGGATTAAAATGTCACTGTGTCGTGTCCATGCATTGAGATGGGACAAAGTTTTACGTTGGCTGGCACATGTTTAACACAATTCAACATGGATCCAAATTACGACATTGCGTCATGGACATGACTCAGGGTGCGACAAAGTTTGACATGAATTGTCACAGGCCTAACATAACCTTACATGGATCCAAAGACGTCATTGCGTCTTGGTCATGTATTGGGCTGAAGCAAGGTTTTACATGGGTTGTCGCGGGCCTAACACAACCCTACATGGATTCAAAGATGTTATTGGGTCGTGGGAATGCATTGGGATGCAACAAAGTACAACAGGAGCTATCGCAAGCTTTAACACAACCCTGCTCGTTTTTTCCAAGTTTAGGATTGGCTATGTAAACATAGGTTGGGATACTCTGTGAAAATTTCATAAGTAAATATATGACATTATATAAAAGATGGCAATGGAAAATAGGATATCAGTACCTCATTTGGCTGCTTGTTTCTGTACAAAGCTACAGCAATATTGTAGAGAGAAGCAATTATGTATTTCATCCCTTCAGTATCAATCCATTTACTCGCCATCATCTGCTTAACTAATCTTGTGCTCTCCTGATATGTTGGGAACAAATAAATAATTGTCAAAACACTAGATCTAATAACAATGTATTTAGAAACTCAAGAAGCCATTTTTAagatgaaaaaaattagaaataataggCGGACCTGGAGTTTAAGATTAGTTCTGATAGAAAGAGTGAAGGTTGCTAGAGCTACATTAAGCAATGTTCTGCTGTTTTCATCAAATTCATCTGTGTTCTTTTCAGATGTAAAGCTGCAGGGGGAATGAACAAAGTGTATAatgtttctatttttttgaattgTCTTATATATGAAAAAGACGTATATTGGTAAACTCTTGGAAACTGCTCTTCAGCATTAACATGACAGGTGAAGATTCTAAATAAACTGTGCTGTATAACAATGAAAACAAACAAGAATAGATTGATAATATACACAAAGGACATAAAGTAGAATTAATTTTCACATATTTAACTGGATGTACCTTAGGCTAGAAAGAAGAATTTGACAAAGGATATAGAATGCATCTTGGACTGTGGACAGCATTGTTATGGCAGAAGCATCATCCTCTTCAGTAACTAACTGCTTCCTTTCTGAATTGACTGATTTAGCAAGTGGTTTGCATAGAAACTTCAATGCCTCTGAGTAAGATGGCAGGTAAGTCATATAAGACTCACAGCCAGAATCTAACCAGGCAAATGCTTGACCAAGCAAAGGTGGCGAAGTCTGTATCATTTTCTGATTTTCCATTAAAGTGCCAAGTAGACATTCAAATTTTGCACTTTCAGAGGCTGCAAGATCTCCAACCTTGGACCTCAAACCGCAGCTAACAAGGAGCAATCCAGCAGCATAGAGCCTGAGTACTGAGTTGATAGGTGTCAAAACCTGCCAAACTACCCCAATCAAAGTAGAATACAAAAATTTATCCATTATACAAACAAAACAAGCACCAGAAACATACCTTTTGAAAACGCTCTGCTATTTTGTTCAAATATGCTGCAAATGTATTACAAAAACTTGCATTTGCAGGCTGACATTTGTTGGCACAATAATTTACAAGTTCAATAAATTCTATTCCAGCACTGCCTTCTTCAAGCTGAAAGGAAAAGTATAGTTGATAAATAGGGGAAACCATTCCATGAAGATAACACCatattaaattctaattaattaattagctaaATAAAACTGCAAATCTTCTACCTATGTCTAgtctaaatataattaaaatggtaATAGGCTATGGTAAGTAACTTTGCATGGTTAGTTTCTTGCAAGCATTAACATGCAGAATCATTGAATTGTAAGCAGAGATTTCCTATACAATACCTTGCACTCAGAAGCAACACAATCGAATATATCGATAATATACAATGATTCATCCCCCTGCAGAGCTAATAGTGAAGAGCACATCCTTCGGGCAATCTGCATTTAAAATTTTATCAGGACAACAAGTACAAGATTTATCAAAGTTTATATCCAAAACATAAGAAGTGTGTTACCTTGTAGACTTGATTGTTGACTGGAGATTTGACATACTCAGTCAATGTCATGCGGCAGAATGAGACTACCAGATCTTTATCAGAACATGTCTTCCCCAGTAAACTCAAAGCACATTTGCCCAAATTAATCACTAACGCTTGGTGTTTATCATAAGAACTGGCACCTAACCCCCTAAACAATAAGTTgaataaacaagaaaatttaatagCTAATATCAGTTCAGAGCATACAAAGCTGCAATGTGTCCAAACTAAGGCCCTCTGAACAAGCATTGGAAAATACAATTTGATGTTTTAATACAAATGGAAGCTGAAACTACTTCAGAagcttctcattttttttttctttttcatacaaTTATACAACAAACAGTGCTCTATTTGTCAATTAGCAATATGAAATTACTATTAACACTACAACCTTGCCAGAAAAATGCCGGAACAACAAACACTGACATACCTGAGCCATGGCCTTACTTCCTCAACCAAATCAAGCACCCTCCTGAAGCGCCCATACTCTTTACTAGTCCCCACCGCCGCACACCTCACTAGTGCCACAACAATCTGAACCACCAGCAAAGACAACTCCTTATCTTTGTCAGCAACGCCGTCCTTATCTACCTCGGGAAGAATCTTCGCCTTCCTCTTTGTCGATTTCGAGGTCGAACGAAGATTCTCCAAAATCCGTAAACCTTCCGCTTCTGCCTCGTCAACCCTACCACAAGCTTCGAGACATTGCACCATTCGAACTCTCAGGAACTCAACTGAAAAGGGCTTGGATTCCAATTGAGAAGCCACGGATTCCAAGCAGTCCAAGCAGAGCTTGAAAACCTGGAAGAGCTCGAGCACAACGGCGCCGTCGGAGGAACCTGATTTGGAAATGTTAGTGAGGTGTTTGGGGAGAACGGAGAGAGAGCTGTTGAGGAATGGAAGAAAACGCTTAGCGAGGGAGCGGATTAGGGTTTGATCGGGTTTGGACTTGGAGGACTTGTTGTTTTTGCTGATATCGGCGAGGGGACGGAGGTAATCGTAGACTTGTGTGAAAATTCCGGCGGAATCGGCGGATTGGAGCTTCGATATTAAAGAAGATTCAGTTACGGAAGCCATAATCGGTGAACGGAacaatttgaagaagaagaagaagaagaagaagaagaagaagaagaagaagaagaagtgttgTGCGAAGTTCAAAGGGAATGGAAGCAGAGAGAGTGGTCGCTGTTTGGGAGAAGAATGAAAGTGCGAGCTTAATTCCAAAGGCGCCAATGGACACCGCAATTTCACgtttcatttcaaattttgttATTGGGCCTCACACGTTTTATAACGGTCTAGcactattttttctattttgttattGGGTGTTTATTTTCTTGTGGCTTATTATGAAAGTTACAGATATTTTTGGACATTAAAGCCAATTTTTAAGAAGGAAATCGAGAGAAAGAGGCTAACCCGCATAGCCCAAAGAGAAAGCGGGCTCGATAGAACAGCCATGGAATCATAACAAAACTTGATAAAAGAAGGGCAGGGAAcatccaaaacaaaaaaaaaaaatagaaggcaAGGGAAACACCACCTTTAGTTAACATtttgataataattatttattatttaattttaatgcattgaTAGTTTAAATAGTTATACACAATCAATCATTAACAATAcattattaaatatatgtataaaacaCTAAAACTGCAAATTAATTTCTAATATCCTAACCATTTTGcgttattttagtcattttgtaaattaatataaaaaactaataaaaataaactattttttcCCTAAAATTCCCCATCTTTTTGGCGGGAAgccccccccccctctcttctCAAAGTAACCCCTCACTCTCACACGGATTTCAGTGTTCTCTGATTCCAACCACCGTTAACAGTTAACAGCAGATATGAGACCCGGCGCCGGATCCCGCCGACAACCCAACGACTCATTCATTCCGCCGCCAACTCCGCTGGATTTCCATCAGCGCAATCAGTTCCCCCGCGACTCCGACGCCAGTTTCGCAAGTAGCCGCCCTTCTTCCGCCGGAGGCGGCGCGGGGCGCACGAGGTTCGAGGACTACAAGGAGCGCCACTTTCAGCAAACGGTGATTTCCGCCATCAACTCGTTCCTCTTGTTGCGGAACTTTCCCATCAGCTTCAAATCCGGCGGCACCACACCTTCCGCGAAGGACATCCTCGAAACCCTAAAGTTCCTTCTGAGAGAGATCGAGTACCCTGTGTCGAAACTCGAAGAGGATCTTCCCCGTCTCCTGAAGCGCCTGAATTACCCGTTCAAGCTCAACAAGTCCATCCTCAAATCCCCCGCTGCCCCTCACCAGTGGCCTTACTTGCTCGCACTCATTCACTGGCTCGTTCAGATCGCCTCCTTCGGCTCTCACCTCTCCCAATCCACCTCCAATACCGTCTCTTCCCTCCTCCAGGTCAACCTTGTCCACCAGTACACCCTCAATTCCTATCTTAACTACATTAAGGGCCGTGATGATGTGGTTGAAGAACTCGAACTCGACATCATGGACAAGCTCAACCATCAGAAGGCCCTGGCCCAGGAGAAGCTCGAGGATGCCAACAATGAGCTCAAGAGTTTGAGGGATGACTTGGAGAGGCTGAGGTTGCATCCCGTAAAGAAGGAGGAGCTGGAGAAGACTAAGGTAGTTAGATGACTTAGAATTCTTCTATTTTGAATTCAGTTTGGTTTGACTGCTCAATTGTTGTTTGTTTTGATTACAAGGGCATGCTAGAGGACGATGTGAAGAAGTTTAATCTTCTGATTGAGGATGTTGGGAGGAAGATTGAGGAGATGGAGAAGGTGCTGGCAGAGAAGGAGAAGGTTCTGGAGGCGAAGGAGCGGGAGAACCTTAGGGTTTGCGAGGAGAACAAGGAACTCAGGAGGACGGTGGAGGCACAGCCTGTGAATGCGAGGGATGTGGAGAGGATGAAGAGGGAGTTGCAGGCTTTGGAGAGGGAGATCCAGGAGGGCGAGCTTGCCAGGAATGTTTGGGAGGACAAGTTCTGGGAAATCGAGAATAATCTTTCTCACAAGTTCAAGGAGCTTGAGGTGCTTGCTTTGGATTGCAACCAAGAGCTGAGGAGGTTGAATTGTGCTCCATTAATAATATCTATAGATTATTGACTGTTCTGTTAAAATGAAGCAAATTCTATTGATCTTATTTCTATTACATAGATGTTGTGTTTGTTGTCTGTCTTTACAGTCAAGTCTGGACATCTAAACCTCCTTGCTGGTGTTTCTAGGTTGAAGATAGGTGATGATATTCAGTATCAGTTGAATGCCAAGGGAACTACGCCTGCTGAGATTTTGGGTTTTGACCATAAATTGAGTCTGAAGCCTGCACTTAACTCGTACACTGAAGACATTAAGAAGACTTCTATGGCGAGATTGGAAGAGTTAATTTCCTATCAGCAAATGTCCAATGAAAATGCTGCTAGGCTTGAGGGAAAAAGAAATAATGTTGCAACATTGCAGTCACAGATTGATAAAGTAAGTGCATGATCATGCTCAGAACTTTATTAATGTTGATTCTATACTTATATCCTGTCACAGATAACCAGTGTGTACTATGCTGTGTCACTTTAAGTTGCAACCTTCTAGGGGGAGATTTTGATTTTCATCTGTGTAGATTAGCCAAAGATAATTGTGAACTTGATGTTCTTCTACTGGAAAGTTTTGCTATTAACAAAATGCAATAATGAataggtgtaaatttaatttaagtGATGGTGGCAGCATGCTGCACTGCTTTTGGAATGTAGGAGTTGGACCAGGGTCTTTACTGTAGCTTATACATTTTACCTATGTTTCCAACGCAATGACTTGTCATACTTGAGTCGTCTTTatggttttgttgtttttctgttCTTGGGAATTTAGAATCATCAATTGTACTTGCATTACAATCATGTCTGCAGTAATTGCAGATGATGATACAGctgttcaaaataatttttttccccCATCTTTTAGCTGCCATATTTACTCTACTGTATTACACACAAACTAAGTTTATGGTTTGCATCTACTGTTGATTTAGTTTCTCTATATTTTCTGGCAATTTTTTCGCACTTTGTCAGAATCATTTAGATGCGTATTGAAAGTAGAAATCATCTACCCTGTGAAAACTGTTGCCTCACTTTTGTTCTTCTGCTGTGTGTTACATTATCCACCAGATGGAAGCTGAACTAAACACGATAAAGAATGAAACACAAGATTATGTAAATAGATGTTCAGCTGAAGCAAAGCGAATGTTGGAGGATGTCCACGTAGCAGGTCATGACCTGGACATTATGGAAAGAGAGGCAGCTGAGGTTCTGAAGGTAATTCCATGGTTGTTAATTCTTCAGTAAGTAACTGAATTTGTGAAGACTTGAACATGTCTCTGGTGTCATTCTCTTCATTGTGTTTAGGACTCAATCAATCTTGAGAGATAAGCTATGTTTCTGGTGTAGTTCTTGTGTAACATGATTGCATCGGTCCTGGTTTCTTTTTCAGGCTGCCCAATTGAATTTGCAGGAAGCAATTAAGCAAAGTGAAGAAGAAATACAAATGCGTGCTCGTGAGCTCCTGAAGTTGGTTGATTCAGTCTCAAAGTATA from Arachis hypogaea cultivar Tifrunner chromosome 10, arahy.Tifrunner.gnm2.J5K5, whole genome shotgun sequence includes:
- the LOC112714933 gene encoding kinetochore protein NDC80 homolog; protein product: MRPGAGSRRQPNDSFIPPPTPLDFHQRNQFPRDSDASFASSRPSSAGGGAGRTRFEDYKERHFQQTVISAINSFLLLRNFPISFKSGGTTPSAKDILETLKFLLREIEYPVSKLEEDLPRLLKRLNYPFKLNKSILKSPAAPHQWPYLLALIHWLVQIASFGSHLSQSTSNTVSSLLQVNLVHQYTLNSYLNYIKGRDDVVEELELDIMDKLNHQKALAQEKLEDANNELKSLRDDLERLRLHPVKKEELEKTKGMLEDDVKKFNLLIEDVGRKIEEMEKVLAEKEKVLEAKERENLRVCEENKELRRTVEAQPVNARDVERMKRELQALEREIQEGELARNVWEDKFWEIENNLSHKFKELEVLALDCNQELRRLKIGDDIQYQLNAKGTTPAEILGFDHKLSLKPALNSYTEDIKKTSMARLEELISYQQMSNENAARLEGKRNNVATLQSQIDKMEAELNTIKNETQDYVNRCSAEAKRMLEDVHVAGHDLDIMEREAAEVLKAAQLNLQEAIKQSEEEIQMRARELLKLVDSVSKYKEYVGSKISEMNRELSETATAVSEAYRGSFPSQFTNILNTNRQPESRD
- the LOC112714932 gene encoding separase produces the protein MASVTESSLISKLQSADSAGIFTQVYDYLRPLADISKNNKSSKSKPDQTLIRSLAKRFLPFLNSSLSVLPKHLTNISKSGSSDGAVVLELFQVFKLCLDCLESVASQLESKPFSVEFLRVRMVQCLEACGRVDEAEAEGLRILENLRSTSKSTKRKAKILPEVDKDGVADKDKELSLLVVQIVVALVRCAAVGTSKEYGRFRRVLDLVEEVRPWLRGLGASSYDKHQALVINLGKCALSLLGKTCSDKDLVVSFCRMTLTEYVKSPVNNQVYKIARRMCSSLLALQGDESLYIIDIFDCVASECKLEEGSAGIEFIELVNYCANKCQPANASFCNTFAAYLNKIAERFQKVLTPINSVLRLYAAGLLLVSCGLRSKVGDLAASESAKFECLLGTLMENQKMIQTSPPLLGQAFAWLDSGCESYMTYLPSYSEALKFLCKPLAKSVNSERKQLVTEEDDASAITMLSTVQDAFYILCQILLSSLSFTSEKNTDEFDENSRTLLNVALATFTLSIRTNLKLQESTRLVKQMMASKWIDTEGMKYIIASLYNIAVALYRNKQPNEASKVLNLCCKASWICIKCYCANLTEGVPKEFVIEAYKRSALLLDILYDISSLKIRKKVIKILTNWSTANNLFQDLPTPIPVLKQWVKIECKQAKQVDEEDDSLTLYSLLSSSTEFSMRNISIILEQELQAYEEINLKYPEFCQKMQRKIINILLKDIYITPDTCFQKAQTLVRKGKALRMCGTGDLRDCIQCFSEAITIMKEIFGETGADKNAIEYQLSVAYCMRALCTQEAEPSSKQIFEDVKATLDLWLGISPLGCFEDGDCYLPDSIMILLCNIIDLIQLKGFMELSGNAYKLLTRMFKWKNVSIEKWLTFLWESRRLSHALCVSPICEAFQNSLEHFNELSNIESWTRYLQGNHSSLIGFQQIFSFLLSSAHKNSCCNGDSFQNDITADDVQKAALELISNVSVPNHSTFLAGYLYYDLCPRLVANGRLIEALSFAKEAHKLHSKLFHLKFTHVVKQMNEEHNVIVDFSKNLRDGVDRIEVSKSVARETLLFDSISWNLEEFYLSPWKILQCYLESTLQVGIILEMIGDATESETYLQWGKAISDSLQLPLFTVAFSSLLGKLYVKKRHWDLAEKELQSAQEIFKKSNTMLCCSKCKLILEVTFNHFFGDLCQSKFDSCEGTTNGKTAKYWFTSALDKLNLSVWKNSLSCPDNGSDETAMDVKCGSAKICTCSTMNEMGEKVRKSMKAGPASKIGEKQNKKTKNAAKVLSKDTNLSIENKPRITRSKYRASQNQDISISSKSEVVQSVDGNFISNPSCMLHRKESDLNTAATCIFSKMRCWHCLPSEVLESGLLTDFINLKWEFVRRKMSMKLLTQLVKCFAYPNQIDEVHNVLLRSVSVLASRNPFYQTFSSIPLDYFVLMVPKEIPGDVFTIERAEIVYEICWYSLKGYHSKAARNVFRNVNSIRFEDLASWLMVAFILSREVSVIFQKVSKLLAVIHVSTLREQISMSSLSQTLSENYWASYFHQASIGTHYTHQFLSNLTGRCKGSYISKSCKQEGSFNLLRLVPDTSADLAEYVKKFLASLPSTTIICISFLGHDYASLLQELLLYPTSVKVWMQVSRLSFKSEPIVMLLPLDSILQDSNEDDLITGTLLEKPSENWHCPWGFTAVDDVAPAFRTILEENYLSSLSPFEDTPQNRILWWKRRKNLDHRLDELLRNIEDLWFGPWKCLLLGEWLNCKNFDLVLKNLANDLRSKCKIDVNESLLKVILGGSKHVCEGKTIVSQLCSRKDCYVAKVGYCDEARSGVFLNAANEFGVSSEVAFQLLNDALEVLEVDDTVNREPVILVLDYEVQMLPWESLPILRNLEVYRMPSVSSISAVLDISGIHQEQEGRNLVSFPSIDPLDAFYLLNPDGDLSRTQIEFENWFRDQNLEGKAGSKPTVKELASALTSHDLFIYFGHGSGAQYIPRHEIQKLEKCAATLLMGCSSGSLTLQGSYVPQGVPLSYLLAGSPVIVANLWEVTDKDIDRFGKAMLDAWLKQRSDLPKECFQCNLLSEEFEAMNLKGKAKRKGARKKVQESAETDSPRINCGHRPKIGAFMGQAREVCTLPFLTGASPICYGVPTGIWRKNNI